Part of the Salminus brasiliensis chromosome 2, fSalBra1.hap2, whole genome shotgun sequence genome, ctttgacttttcTTTGgcaacaatagtggaaccctttttgtttcTGTATAGGAACcttgttaaatggttctttaaagaaccatatacaaCAGAGAGGAACCATGCAACCACACCAAAACCGTTTCAGCATTCAAACCATCTAAGCAATTGAAGAGCCCTTTTGTAATGATTACAGTCTGAGCGCATGTGCTTCAGTACCGTGGAGAGCGCCTATGGGCCGTGAACTGTTGCCACGCAGGAGCAAGGAGGGTGAGAGAGTGTGGAGGAATGAAGTATCGCGATCACTGAGAGGCCTGCTGCTGGATGCCGGGATTTGATGAGCATCATCTCTACCGCTTGTCCCGGGCGGTTGGTCGTGTAGGAGGATCAAGGCGTGATCATTTTACTCTCAAATCCACTATCAGAGGTAACAGAGCCGCAGGATCTGCACGAAGAAGACTGTAAACGGTGACTGTAAACATCCACCTTGAATGGAAAGTTGTTTATTTGGACACAAGAGAGCGTTTTCACAGGAGCCACGTTCACGAGTAGCCGAAGGAGGCGAGGTAAGgtgatgtgtttttttagcCGATGCTGGGCTTTAATCTGAACCATTAGCGACCTAAAGGGACACTGTGGTGTGATCTTCAATAGCGGGTGTACTATTAGGATCGCATAATGCATATATCATCATATGGGCTTAGGTAGGGTGGGGATAATTAGCTACAGCGTTTACTATCGTTTCCCTGCTGAAGGGCGCTCTCCACCTCTTCGACCTCCACCTCAGTCTCCAAACTCAGTGTGCTCGTTTCTGAATCACACTACGCtgctctgattttttttttaatacaggaTTTTCAGTTTACATCCGTTAGCTAGCTACAGAAGTGTGGTGTCTCATTCAGCTATGTTTGGACACCATTTTCCAGCCATAACACTGACTAACGTTTAGGAGACCATCGCTTATATCCCAAACGCGCCACGTCCTTCAGTATTAAACCGCGTGTCGTTAGAAATACGATAGCTATAGTGAACGATATGGACACGTTGGTTATGTAGATAATATGTATCTAGTATATCACTGGTGGTGAGGGTGGGAATTCTTGTTTTTCCGTTTCCCCTTCCCTTTTCTCATCGCCAGTCGCTAGCTATAACCCTTCAGTCACTCCCCTTAGTCACTGGCTCTGTCTCCTCAGTCTCAGCAAAACGTGGGAAACCTCGTTCATGCTTAGCAACACGGTTAAACCCGAGAGATTAGGTGGAGACATTCGCATGAAATCGCGAGAAATAAGCGAGAATGTGGACATTAATGTACAATCAGGCCCCGTTTCACAGCtgtgctttgttttttaaatcatgtaGGAGGCCGTTTGTAGAGTCCTTTCTCCCGCCACTAGGGGCGCTCTATCACTGAGCCTGTGTGAACTCCTCCTAAAGCAAAGCGAAATGGCCACTTCAGCGGGCTATGTCCAAAACCGCACGCTGCCAAGCTAGAGACGCTCGTACACTACACTGTAGACACTCCCACactttacacactacactaaaGCGTGCGAACTACTAGCGAAGGTGGACTATGTTTACCATACTGTTTAGCATGGCAGTATGCGGTTTTGGACGCAGCCCACATCCTTCCTCTAGCAGACAGTGCAGATGAGTAAGGGTTAGAGTGTTGTGTACTTTCTATCATTTCAGTGTACGTATTCAATCAAACATCTTTCATTTAGGTTGCTGAATATTATTGAGATCAGGGATCTACGAAAAAAGGATCTTAATGGCCGGTAAGAGTTGTTTTCCCATCTAAAGTTAACATtatttacaattttgcacatttatCTCATTCTTATTCCTTAGTTGAATAATTAATTAGTATTATGATTAAGAATTGATTAAAACAATGTGTTATGACCTTTCtgactgctgtgtgttttatctTCCCCTTTCCACCCTCAGAAAACAATTTCCCTCCTCTTCCCCGTTTCATCCCACTGAAGCCATGCTTTTACCAAGACTTCAACGAGATCCCGGACCAACGGCGCACCATGTGCAAGCGGTTGTACTATCTTTGGATCTGTAAGTGTGCAAGGACATTGTGTCTCTGAAATGCTCTTTTGTTTAATTTTCCTCGAGTCCACCAGGAAGGCTACCATCACTGTTTGGTCTAACAACGTCACCTGTGTTGTTAGTCAAAACACGAAGACGGTCTAAACACATTGACCACGAAGCTGATCTTCCAAGCAGTGCTCACAAAAACTGTGTTGGGCTTTGTCCTATTGCCTGAAAAGACAGAGATTTTGCACCGTATCTAAGCTGAAAACATAGTCCATAGTTTGTTAAATTCACACTGTAAATATTCATGTTTGCTTATTTAACACCACAGTGTGAATCAATGTGTACAATGTACTGCCTCTTTCATCAGCATACTGACTGGATTTATACCTCCTGCTGAGTGTTCAGTAAGTGTTTGATACGCTAAAGAgtcagtagtagtagaattAGTTCTACTTCTGCTATGTGGTAGTTCTTACCCTGTTCAGAGGTTGTAACTGTAGCTGGTTAGATGTGGTGTGTCAGAGGTATCCTAACTGTGACGTTGCCCTTATTTGAATGGGCTATTTATACCATTAGTTTAGTCTAAACCTTGCAAGCTCAGGAATATCCCCCTCTTGCTTAAGTCTTACATAATCCATAACAAAACCCTGCCTAATGTCTGGAATCAGCTGTTGGATTTAATTCTTGTTGAATGAGTTCTGTGGTTAGAGGTTAGAGCTTCTTTGAAAGTAGAGACAAGCTCCTGATTGAACTCTCGTGTGAAATTCTTTTACTCTCGTGTGCTTTATTCTTTTACCTTGAAGTTTTTTCTTACCTTCCTTGTTCTCACACTCAGTAAACAGTGCTACACTGGCGGTGAacctgattggttgtctggCATGGATGTGTGGTGGAGGTGGGGCAACTAACTTCGGAATGGCCATTCTGTGGCTGATTCTGTTCACTCCTTGCTCCTATGTGTGCTGGTTCAGGCCCATCTACAAAGCCTTAAAGTGAGTTCAGCACAAGCATTGTGTGCTTTAGCTTTTGTGTTGTATGTATTTTCTTGCTCATTGTAAATCATATGTGGCTTGGCAAATCTAGCCAATCTAGCTCATTGGTCCTGTGTGTGCGTAATATTTTATTGAAAGTGTAATTGGTACAAAGCTACATACATATACTGAGTTACAGGCTTAAATTGCCTTGTACAATTAGTTTTTGTataggttttttgtttttttgcaaaatGTGCAATTATACACAGCATACTGTTTTGTGTGACATCTTATCAAACCTGTCAAATGAACATTTATTATTCCTGAATTCTAAAGCATCAAATAAAGACCTAAGCACAATCCAAGATACAGCCAGACGCTGAATTACTGTCAGTCAGGCCTTTTCTAGAAGTGTTTGTGAAGAAATGAGTTTTGACTTCACTTTATTTCACAGTGGAATGGAAATAGCTTCAGACTATGAAGCAAAACTCATCGTGACAACTGGAACATTAACTCTGTTGACACAGTTTAAACTTGATATATGAGCTCCAAacctttctctcttttacagGACTGATAGCTCTTTCAACTTCATGGCATTTTTCTTCGTATTCATGGCCCAGGTTGTGATCAGTATTATCCAGACAGTGGGCATCCCAGGCTGGGGAGTGTGGTAAGCACTTTGGATGTGTGGGTTCTTGTTCTTGAGATACGAAGACAAGCATGTTTGACCTCGGgcctagtgctagtgctagtggtGCAAATCAGAGTTTAGCTTAGGTTCATCAGAAGTAGTTACACTGGCTTCTTAAAGCTTAAGTCCACCAGCACTGACAGCACTAACATTAGTAACATAGTAACATTTAGTATACAGTAGTAacatttcaataaataaaacaccaaaaaggggtttgtttgtttagctCTTTACAACAATACAAAAGGCAAAAAGGAAACATGATGtttaaataaactgtttaacgTTTAAAGGGGAATTACACCAATGTTGCCAACATTTCTACCCAATGTAGGGGTTGAGATGTGGTGtattctgcataattcagtagtggtaaatatgaaaaatgttaaatatgaatatatatttatttcagtgctaatctattattattattattattattattattattgcaaatgttatttttagACCATCCAACCCTTAAAACTGTAAGAGGCAAAAGGCAGGCAGCAtagtttaattaattattgttGAAAGAGGAATTTCACCAAAATTTCCAATTTCTGCACAATTTAGTTGTAGTGGTAAATCtggaaatataattttttttggtGAATAAAGGATAAAGCAAAGACGTCAAATAACAAAAAGTGCAACATTCGGCTGTGCAACTGAGTAGggggtaataataataataataataataataataataataataataaatagaattaGAGAAtagaataattacagtgaaaaGTCCTGTGTATGATGTGTAAAAAAATTCATGCATGTTTTCATTTACACCATTTTGGCAGATgagtttattatttgtttaaagTGAGTATTCAGTTGATGGATGTGTAATCTAAACCCaatttcctttctcttttctttgttACAGTGGCTGGCTGGCCACCATCACATTCTTCAGCACTAATATTGGATCTGCTGTGGTCATGCTGATTCCCACCATTATGTTCACGGCTGTGGCTGTGCTCTCCTTCATTGCCCTCACCAAGGTGCttcttttagtttttaaaaCAGAAAACCAAACACATTACTTTCTTCCAGCCTTCTATTCATTACAGCAATCACAGTTTGAGGACCTTTGTAGATGTATTGTTAACAAAAGCTgtaatgtttattaaatatgtgtgttgttttgatgtttaCTATCAGAACGTTTTagaagttagttgtaggaattCTGTATTAATATCTTATCTTTCTGTGTGACGTAGGTCCACAACTTCTACCGTGGCAGTGGAGGGAGCATGAGCAAGGCCCAGCAAGAGTGGACAACAGGTGCTTGGAAAAACCCCCATGTTCAAGAGGCAGCACAGCAAGCTGCTATGGGGGCAGCCCAGGGGGCCATGCAGGGCCAGCAGTACTCTGCCGCCCCCACCTACAACTATGATGACCCCATGTAATGGGGTTGTTTAAAGAAACAGGCAAAAGAGAGCATAACAGGGTATTAGGGAGGGTAGAGGGGtgggataataataataagacggTGACCAAAAAAGCAAATAACTGACCAATTTTATTTTCGACAGGTTTCCACTAGTACAATAAGGCATAGACACTTGCTTCAGCTGTTTTAAAAGTGTTTGGTAGTTTT contains:
- the scamp5a gene encoding secretory carrier-associated membrane protein 5; its protein translation is MAENNFPPLPRFIPLKPCFYQDFNEIPDQRRTMCKRLYYLWILNSATLAVNLIGCLAWMCGGGGATNFGMAILWLILFTPCSYVCWFRPIYKALKTDSSFNFMAFFFVFMAQVVISIIQTVGIPGWGVCGWLATITFFSTNIGSAVVMLIPTIMFTAVAVLSFIALTKVHNFYRGSGGSMSKAQQEWTTGAWKNPHVQEAAQQAAMGAAQGAMQGQQYSAAPTYNYDDPM